The Nodosilinea sp. FACHB-141 genome has a segment encoding these proteins:
- a CDS encoding DUF3592 domain-containing protein, which translates to MKAIGYPFLLTGIGMLAATFFTYTNTNTFLKDAIKTEGTVIELIRSQSDDSVTYQPVVVFVSQEGEEIEFTSPSGSNPPSYSKGQAVEIFYLPNNPQKAEINEFFSLWGLPTILGALGSIFSTVGTGLLVVPMIKEREEKYLRQQGTPIEAKFKSIDVDTTVSVNGNHPFRIMTQWQNPSTTEIHVFKSSCLWYDPSEFMTGDSITVFIERENPKKYFVDLSFLPKLAE; encoded by the coding sequence ATGAAAGCAATAGGATACCCTTTTCTTTTAACCGGAATTGGCATGTTGGCGGCCACATTCTTCACATACACAAATACCAACACCTTCCTCAAAGATGCCATCAAAACAGAAGGGACGGTGATAGAGCTGATACGGTCTCAATCAGACGATTCAGTAACTTACCAGCCGGTTGTGGTTTTTGTTAGCCAAGAAGGCGAAGAAATTGAATTCACCTCGCCGTCAGGCTCTAACCCGCCAAGTTACTCAAAGGGGCAAGCAGTAGAGATTTTTTATCTGCCAAATAATCCACAGAAAGCTGAAATTAATGAGTTCTTTTCATTGTGGGGTTTGCCAACTATTTTAGGTGCACTAGGCAGCATATTTTCTACAGTTGGCACTGGCCTCCTCGTTGTGCCCATGATAAAAGAACGTGAAGAAAAATATTTGAGGCAGCAGGGAACTCCCATTGAGGCCAAATTTAAGAGCATAGACGTTGATACTACGGTATCGGTCAATGGAAATCACCCTTTCCGGATCATGACGCAATGGCAGAATCCGTCTACTACAGAGATACACGTATTCAAGAGCAGCTGCTTATGGTATGACCCATCCGAATTTATGACAGGTGACTCAATCACCGTGTTTATCGAAAGAGAAAATCCTAAAAAATACTTCGTTGATCTTTCATTTCTTCCCAAGTTAGCTGAGTAG